aaaataagaaagaaattTGATTTTACGGTATGCATATTGATTAAATTTtctatatacaaattttatgttatttttattcaattatttAGTGTCTACATTGTTTCAGTACTTTTCGGGTTTGCTACGTTGCCATCAAGATCCATTATTAGTTTAATTGTCGCATTCTGCTACAAGTCGTGCTACAAGTCGTCTCtgtaaaatttatcaaaaattcaaaaattgcTATTAATAGTTTAGTATTCTACCAAAAAAACTTGAACTAGAACTAATCGGAAAATTGGACAGGTTTGAGTATGGTTATTTTATATCAATGAactttacatatttttatcaGTGGATATTGATTCGACTGTTGTACTACTAGATATCTAATCAACTATATGAAGACTCAGaatattttttggtatttcatgtttttttttagtttttctcaaatttttgtgtatttttggtatttcatatgtatttttaagttttctcAAATTTTAGATTTACTTTATCTCAGATTATTTTTTGCTATATTTTGAGTATATCACcaataataaataattgaaccaagccatatacaaaaaaaaacatcaaatattaaGTAACCTATAAATTTGAGAAGTGAACCGATCTGAAATCGATAGAACCTGAACTAAAAGGAAGAGCGGTTAAGCTCCATCAGAACCTTTTTTCCAAGTCTTAAATAGGTCCAGAATCACTCTAGCTAAAGATCCAGACCGACCAGTATACCCAAATGTCAAAGGCTACTCCATACCTATAAAATGTAACCCATAGAAAAAACAAAGAGGGCAGAAAGTTCAATCTTTTATTTGCAGTTACTATTTAGTATTTACACACAACTCTGAGACACATCTCAGCACATCGCCGCGACCAATAAACTAGTCTACCAAATATTCCATCCTCGAAGAAGATAAATAAAAGTACACCTAAAGACTAAAGTGTTTTAACAGAAAACATCCGAGTTTTCTGAAACATGTAAGACATATTTAAGCAGATAATGTCAAAGACATGTCTTAAAAAAATTGGTTGGTATGAATGAGGAATATAAAGCTCTTGTTaactagaaaaaaaatagaaattgcAGATATATGTATGATTGATTGGTTGGTTGGTTAAGCAATAATTATTAGCTCAACAGTCCCATCCAATAATTACATTTAGTAGTAGTCTTTATCCATTAACATTATGGGCCTTCCCTTTGGTCGGATTTCACATGGTTCGTAGCTTCATGGAGCACAAACGTTTTCTTTACAGAGCTTCAAAACCTCTCATACAgtgcaaagaaaaaaagaaacacaactcAGATTAGCTATAAAAGGAAAAACAGCTCAGATTCATACATCTTTAAACCCAATCTGATAGCTCAAAATTCTTATTTTATGCCGACAAATGTGTATGGAAATTGGAAAacacttttcttttttattcttgAAGCCATTATGTATTAgtatattcataaaatataaatttagtgtcataatattatagattattaatgaaaatattaacaTCCTGAAAATGTGTAAATATGATCTGATTTTCTGCCGACAAAATGGAAATATAATCTCTTCACTacttttcaaattatattcaTTTCCTAAGTATATACTCcctttgtttttaaataatacatgtctggagattttcacactttttaataaaacatattaaaatttacttattagtgcatagttttttgttattttatatttcctatatttctaaaccaataaaatttcaagaaatacaattaatgtttttgagattcacaattattcataattagttgacaaaaattacattgaaaatatgaaaaatacatctgtttgaaacaaaaaaaattcctaaaacatacatcttaaaaaaacagagggagtaatgtATTTCAtaatacacacacatatatattagCATCCTGATTCCCAAAGCTGTACAAATAGGCCCTTTTTGTTGCCAACTTTTTACCCAAAAGCAATGGCTTTTTGGTAATTAGTCAAAGGATGAAGGGCTCTATTAGCTATAGCCAAAATATAAACCATTTCTGTACAATAATACACATTTGGCCGGAACACATCGCCAAAGAAAAAAGACAGTGTCTGAATGGTTTCGTTAAGgcaaaagaagaagcaaaatcCAGCAAAGCGAGCATGGAAGAGCTTCACAAACATGGTCAAGTCCAAACTCAGAGACATCGAGATCGCTGCAACGGTCAGAGAATCAACGGCTCGTGTCATTCGTTTCCTTTCTTGCCGTCTCATCGTTCCTTTCCGCACAAGGTACCTCGAAAACACTAGCTATTCAGACAAATACTACAGCCGCAGCAGCAGCAACCAAACTACTTCTCGGCGGTTTCTCAACTTCTTCTCTCGATCTCACACCAAAACCAAGCGTCGAAGCTATGCATACGATGACGATTACTCCCAGTTCTATCAATACCAAAACCAATCACGCTACGAAGGGACGAGTCAGAGCAAAGAGAAAGTAGTTCGGcgaaaagaagagaaagttgTGAAGCGAaaagaggagaaagaagaagacgaagagggGATGCCGGAGATTGCTGATTCGATGGAAGATGCGTGGAGGAGAGTGGTGGCTGCGTCGCCGCATTTGAGGGTTGACGAGAGAGCCGACGAGTTCATCTACAAGTTTAAAGAAAGTATGAAGATGGAGAAGGAAAGGTCGTTTCTTGAGTTTCAAGAAAGGTTAAAACGAAGTGCTTGATTAATTTCGCTAATCATGGTTTCATGCCTGTCTTCATGTTCTTATCTTGAAAGGATTGATTGAATTTTTCTGAGTAACTTCGTGTTCTCGTTCTTTcttctttattaaaatttggataatttcaagtgttaattttttttttctttttttttctgatgtaTTGTGAATACATATGGCTCACATATATTCAAGAAGTGGTAATGTACGCTTGAGGTGGTTAAAGATCATTCTTGATTAATGTTAATGTATAAACAGTTTCTTCTTACATATATATTCaagaagtgttttttttttcttgccaGATTTTATGTCATTTTTATTGGCAAAAGAGTTTCCCTTTCTCTTcttattaaaaaggtaaaatacaAAGAGGCAAAAAAAGGGAAAGGACAACTAAAGTTGGACCCAGAAGAGCAAATTCTATTTAAAGCTTCCATCACAAACAATGAATCATATGATGATGCATGCCAACTAATTCCACTCTCACATTCCTAAAGCTGCCTTCTTTACATCCTTCCATGAATTAATAATGGACTTATGGACTCTTGAGACCATATATAGTTTTATCTAAGAAATATTCCAcaaaatatttcacatattaATTGATATTATAAATCTGTGAAAATAGTTCCTAGGTTTACTTTGGTTATGTTTTgggatgcaaaaaaaaaaaaagaagctagaAGGTGATTTGTTTCTTACTGTGTTTAAGGcacaaccaaaacaaaaaaaagcacTAGATGAGTGAACCGGGCACATACATAC
This genomic interval from Raphanus sativus cultivar WK10039 unplaced genomic scaffold, ASM80110v3 Scaffold2582, whole genome shotgun sequence contains the following:
- the LOC108848695 gene encoding uncharacterized protein LOC108848695, coding for MVSLRQKKKQNPAKRAWKSFTNMVKSKLRDIEIAATVRESTARVIRFLSCRLIVPFRTRYLENTSYSDKYYSRSSSNQTTSRRFLNFFSRSHTKTKRRSYAYDDDYSQFYQYQNQSRYEGTSQSKEKVVRRKEEKVVKRKEEKEEDEEGMPEIADSMEDAWRRVVAASPHLRVDERADEFIYKFKESMKMEKERSFLEFQERLKRSA